One Porphyromonas pogonae genomic region harbors:
- a CDS encoding TlpA family protein disulfide reductase yields the protein MKKLFFISLLLIACLQAKAQIPSVTIKDIDGKSIQTETLKNGDKPMIISFFATWCKPCLRELNAINEVYDDWQEETGVKLIAVSIDDGANSFKVKPLVKAQNWQYQVLLDTNSDLMRAMNVSMVPTIFVVDKNGKIVYRHAGYTEGSENELIKQVKNCM from the coding sequence ATGAAAAAACTATTCTTTATCAGCCTTCTACTTATTGCTTGTTTGCAAGCGAAGGCTCAGATCCCCTCTGTGACAATCAAAGATATAGACGGGAAAAGTATACAGACCGAAACCCTCAAAAATGGAGACAAACCCATGATCATAAGCTTCTTTGCCACCTGGTGCAAACCTTGTCTGCGGGAACTCAATGCCATAAACGAAGTATATGACGACTGGCAAGAGGAAACCGGAGTAAAGCTTATAGCCGTATCTATAGATGACGGAGCAAACAGCTTTAAGGTGAAGCCACTGGTAAAAGCCCAAAATTGGCAGTATCAAGTACTACTCGATACAAATAGTGATCTGATGCGTGCCATGAATGTGAGCATGGTTCCTACAATATTTGTCGTAGACAAAAACGGGAAAATTGTATATCGACACGCCGGATATACGGAAGGATCTGAAAACGAGCTGATCAAACAAGTAAAAAACTGCATGTAA
- a CDS encoding Omp28 family outer membrane lipoprotein, with amino-acid sequence MKSKIKYIAAAITLAIGMVACDKIDEKDRWVPDESPLIPEADRSTVLIEEYTGQHCVNCPEAAKFLHKETQSFSKNVIIVSMHAMRTGQTTEQLASDAADQYSKTFDLPLSIPGIMINRTQITNEPKYTQKKAVWPAMIRKAVNTKATYSINLKAELKDSGKKVKVTANPTTIGGKSEVQDLGIQLWVVEDIRALQTSAKGKKDNYFHHNVLRGEINGLWGAPCKAGQTYSLDADMPAKVVKPDNAKVVAYLFNRKTNEILEASIVALGAGIKPEPSDDDPGDVKPTPENEGLSFHVNDKPLASGSEVIITEASRIKMSKEEFNQMETPLLYVIPGKKGGKGTYAMEISKEDHIGTEFGGLFQVCAGGMCFLVKDTEKYTGEFKVEKDAVDTEQSIQIHYKINEKHKEKKDDYRVRVSLKQNNKEVAYLRLVFKYDPASVKKE; translated from the coding sequence ATGAAATCAAAAATCAAATATATTGCCGCAGCCATTACTCTCGCAATAGGAATGGTGGCATGCGACAAAATCGACGAAAAAGATCGCTGGGTACCGGACGAAAGTCCTCTCATACCCGAAGCTGACAGAAGCACTGTTCTTATTGAGGAATATACCGGTCAGCATTGTGTAAACTGCCCTGAAGCTGCAAAATTTCTGCACAAGGAGACACAGAGTTTTAGTAAAAACGTGATCATTGTATCCATGCATGCTATGCGTACAGGGCAGACTACAGAGCAGTTAGCTTCTGATGCAGCCGACCAATACTCAAAGACCTTTGACCTCCCTCTCTCCATACCGGGGATAATGATCAATAGGACTCAGATAACTAATGAACCCAAGTACACCCAAAAGAAAGCCGTTTGGCCGGCTATGATCAGAAAAGCGGTGAATACTAAAGCAACTTATAGCATCAATCTGAAAGCCGAGCTCAAAGATTCGGGCAAAAAAGTAAAAGTGACGGCAAATCCTACAACCATAGGAGGTAAGTCCGAAGTACAAGATCTGGGCATCCAGTTATGGGTGGTAGAGGATATAAGAGCACTACAGACATCTGCAAAAGGGAAGAAAGACAACTATTTCCATCACAATGTACTCCGAGGTGAGATAAACGGATTGTGGGGAGCTCCCTGCAAGGCAGGACAAACCTACTCTTTGGACGCAGACATGCCTGCAAAAGTAGTGAAACCCGATAATGCCAAAGTGGTAGCATATTTATTCAACCGCAAAACAAACGAAATATTAGAAGCATCTATCGTGGCTCTGGGAGCAGGCATAAAGCCCGAACCCAGTGATGACGACCCCGGTGACGTAAAACCGACACCCGAAAATGAGGGACTTTCATTCCATGTCAATGATAAGCCATTGGCTTCTGGATCGGAAGTTATCATTACAGAGGCAAGCCGTATCAAGATGTCCAAAGAGGAATTCAATCAAATGGAAACCCCATTACTGTATGTTATCCCCGGTAAAAAGGGGGGGAAAGGCACTTATGCTATGGAAATAAGTAAAGAGGACCATATCGGAACCGAATTTGGCGGATTATTCCAAGTCTGTGCAGGCGGCATGTGCTTCCTGGTGAAGGATACTGAAAAATATACGGGAGAGTTCAAAGTGGAAAAAGATGCTGTGGATACCGAACAGTCCATACAGATACATTATAAGATCAATGAAAAGCACAAAGAGAAAAAAGACGATTATCGTGTAAGAGTCTCTTTGAAACAGAATAACAAAGAAGTTGCATATTTACGCCTTGTCTTCAAATATGACCCGGCGTCTGTCAAGAAAGAATAA
- a CDS encoding DUF6029 family protein — MRRSLAISLLSVMSIGVTWAQSDARTDSMQNQNNPWKLKTAFGIQSDIHYSTQKGIKNKWMGNTYITGNISNEFFEAGMRFEELSHPLPGHEDEKGWGLPNIYLKGRYKGMEATVGDLYEQFGSGILLRSYEERNLGIDNAIRGGRITIRTVKGLTLKALGGQQRNYFDHNGRIFNSDRGYIWGGDVELGINQWIKSLDNNGWVINLGASFVSKHESPSDITKTINNKLYLLHQPQNVPAWGARLQLRHGNWDLYGEYAYKYNDPNADNNYIYRNGSVAMLTATYADKGLSILLGARRSDNFDFRSSRTAMLTALRINHLQPFTQQQTYSLAALYPYATQPGGEWAFQSELRYKFAKGSPLGGKYGTGVKLSASHVRGIKKQWPTEEIANNPKDESVVGTDGYTSGFFDMDNSYFHDIDLEISKKISPTYSYTFTYMNQFYNQKVIEGHAENGDIIHSNIFIYDGKHKLSKKLALRTELQYLHTKQAEKDWLFGLAELSVLPYFIFTVSDQWNVGVTNKHYYMFAAAGTYGPHRLQISYGRTRKGINCSGGVCRMMPATEGVYLSYNVNF, encoded by the coding sequence ATGAGAAGATCATTAGCAATAAGCTTACTATCCGTTATGAGCATCGGTGTGACTTGGGCACAATCCGATGCCCGTACGGACAGTATGCAGAATCAAAACAATCCTTGGAAACTCAAAACAGCTTTCGGGATTCAATCCGACATCCACTATTCAACTCAAAAAGGGATCAAAAACAAATGGATGGGCAATACCTATATCACGGGAAATATCAGTAATGAATTCTTCGAAGCCGGAATGAGATTTGAAGAGTTGAGCCATCCCCTTCCGGGACATGAGGATGAGAAGGGATGGGGATTGCCCAATATATATCTAAAAGGTCGCTACAAAGGCATGGAAGCTACAGTGGGAGATCTTTACGAGCAATTCGGTAGCGGTATACTCTTACGCTCTTACGAAGAAAGAAATTTGGGTATAGACAACGCCATCAGAGGAGGGCGCATCACCATACGTACGGTAAAGGGGCTGACTTTGAAGGCTCTGGGCGGACAACAAAGAAACTACTTCGACCACAATGGCCGTATCTTCAACTCTGACCGTGGATATATCTGGGGGGGCGATGTGGAGTTAGGGATCAATCAATGGATAAAGTCTCTTGACAACAACGGCTGGGTAATAAATCTGGGAGCTTCATTTGTTTCCAAACACGAAAGCCCCAGTGATATAACCAAGACCATCAATAACAAACTATATCTTTTGCACCAGCCCCAGAATGTCCCCGCATGGGGTGCGCGACTCCAACTCAGACATGGCAACTGGGATTTGTACGGTGAATATGCGTACAAATATAACGACCCCAATGCCGATAACAACTATATCTACCGTAACGGCTCAGTGGCTATGCTTACTGCTACCTATGCAGACAAAGGCTTGAGCATTTTGCTGGGTGCACGGCGTAGCGACAACTTTGACTTCAGATCATCTCGCACAGCCATGCTTACGGCTCTGAGAATAAACCACCTGCAACCTTTTACCCAGCAACAAACTTATTCTTTGGCTGCACTATACCCCTATGCTACACAACCCGGCGGGGAGTGGGCATTCCAGTCGGAATTAAGGTACAAGTTTGCAAAAGGGTCTCCCCTTGGAGGTAAATACGGTACAGGAGTAAAGCTTTCGGCATCGCATGTGAGAGGCATCAAAAAACAGTGGCCCACCGAAGAGATTGCCAATAACCCTAAGGATGAATCCGTGGTAGGGACTGATGGTTACACATCAGGATTCTTTGATATGGACAATAGTTATTTCCATGACATAGACTTGGAAATCAGCAAAAAAATCTCTCCCACCTATAGCTACACCTTTACTTATATGAATCAATTTTATAATCAGAAGGTGATAGAAGGGCACGCTGAAAACGGTGACATTATACACAGCAATATATTTATATATGATGGTAAGCATAAGCTGTCAAAGAAACTGGCTCTCAGAACGGAGCTACAATACCTGCACACCAAACAAGCCGAGAAAGATTGGCTCTTCGGACTAGCTGAGCTTTCTGTGCTTCCCTATTTTATCTTCACTGTGAGTGACCAGTGGAATGTAGGAGTTACGAACAAACACTACTATATGTTTGCTGCTGCCGGCACTTATGGCCCCCATCGTTTGCAAATCTCTTACGGACGCACCCGAAAAGGAATCAACTGCTCGGGCGGAGTCTGCCGTATGATGCCCGCTACAGAGGGAGTATATCTGTCATACAATGTAAACTTCTAA
- a CDS encoding phosphatase PAP2 family protein: MISLLRICLLILLLVLLHSLLVGAQEKKEEKKEYLLDSVQEKRFIGEIKLPLTLITAGVLVKTIPYVDRKLQNALAWNKDILDGVSQSNPKYINTYDDQLRFLPPIAAYAMNLFGLKSKHRFIDRSAILAVSYVVSDMVVHRLKKATQNYRPDRPITVKDYSFPSQHTAMAFVGATFLHRELGHHSPWISVAGYSVATWVGMSRIFKNRHWSSDVLVGAGVGILCTNLTYMGYDWFMGKYGAKLNIMPTVFEGNQWGMTLVANF; the protein is encoded by the coding sequence ATGATTTCATTGTTGAGGATCTGTCTGCTGATCCTATTGTTGGTTTTGCTCCATTCCTTACTTGTTGGGGCACAAGAGAAGAAAGAAGAGAAAAAAGAATATTTGCTTGATTCCGTACAGGAAAAGCGTTTTATAGGCGAAATAAAATTACCGCTAACACTAATTACGGCGGGGGTATTGGTCAAAACTATACCCTATGTAGATAGGAAGTTGCAGAATGCGTTGGCGTGGAACAAGGATATACTTGATGGTGTGTCTCAAAGTAATCCCAAATATATCAATACTTATGATGATCAGCTACGCTTTTTGCCACCCATAGCTGCCTATGCCATGAATCTTTTCGGGCTCAAAAGCAAGCACCGTTTTATTGATCGTAGCGCTATTCTTGCTGTTTCTTATGTAGTGAGTGATATGGTAGTACACAGACTCAAAAAAGCAACACAAAATTACCGTCCTGACAGACCCATCACGGTGAAAGATTATTCTTTCCCTTCTCAGCACACAGCTATGGCTTTTGTGGGTGCTACTTTTTTACATAGGGAGCTGGGGCATCATTCACCATGGATTAGTGTGGCCGGCTATTCAGTAGCTACATGGGTGGGGATGTCCCGTATTTTCAAAAATCGCCATTGGTCATCAGATGTATTGGTAGGAGCCGGTGTTGGTATTCTTTGCACCAATCTTACTTATATGGGTTATGACTGGTTTATGGGTAAGTACGGTGCTAAGCTAAATATCATGCCTACAGTGTTCGAGGGAAATCAATGGGGTATGACTCTTGTGGCTAATTTCTAA
- a CDS encoding Omp28-related outer membrane protein, whose amino-acid sequence MTPKSIYKCISVCLAAMSLSLFVSCGSDNSEPVAPPNPNNGGSVTPNPNPGPVIPDGNGKTNVVGMDFTGQKCPSCPRVINLVNKYSEEFKENFIAVAIHGLSMYSTAPFLTEEGMEYLETLKIFGIPTLAFNNVVVDDLSSKEIHDSLAKAINEKPIIGLGLNVKRTDRKVSIELNSKVIKGQEAAVKDKSFKVLCWVTENNVIGLQTFQGKPQDPNFVHNHVFRGSLNTTWGTDYKLGEIFKLEKELPAKVLAPQNSELVVIVYDAASKKFISAVKAKL is encoded by the coding sequence ATGACACCAAAAAGTATTTACAAGTGTATTTCTGTCTGTTTGGCAGCAATGTCACTAAGCCTTTTCGTATCATGTGGTAGCGACAACAGTGAACCCGTTGCACCCCCTAATCCCAACAATGGAGGATCCGTAACACCAAATCCGAATCCCGGACCTGTGATTCCCGACGGCAATGGTAAAACCAATGTAGTAGGGATGGATTTTACCGGACAAAAATGTCCCTCATGCCCTAGAGTAATAAATTTGGTCAATAAGTATAGCGAAGAGTTCAAAGAAAACTTTATCGCGGTAGCAATACATGGTCTAAGCATGTATTCTACGGCACCTTTCCTCACAGAAGAAGGAATGGAATATTTAGAAACTTTGAAAATATTCGGTATACCCACCCTCGCTTTCAATAATGTAGTTGTAGATGATCTGTCCTCCAAGGAGATTCATGACAGCCTTGCAAAAGCTATAAATGAAAAGCCTATAATAGGCTTAGGTCTCAATGTAAAACGTACTGATCGCAAAGTAAGCATTGAGCTCAACAGCAAGGTCATAAAAGGTCAAGAAGCTGCTGTAAAAGATAAGTCTTTCAAGGTGCTTTGCTGGGTAACAGAAAATAATGTTATCGGATTACAAACTTTCCAAGGCAAACCACAAGACCCTAACTTTGTACACAACCATGTATTTAGAGGATCACTTAATACTACGTGGGGTACTGATTACAAGCTTGGCGAAATATTTAAGCTGGAAAAGGAGTTACCTGCCAAGGTTCTTGCTCCTCAAAACAGTGAGCTTGTAGTCATAGTCTATGACGCAGCATCTAAGAAGTTTATCAGTGCAGTAAAAGCTAAGCTCTAA
- a CDS encoding valine--tRNA ligase yields the protein MEIASKYSPEAVENKWYQYWMDKGFFHSEPDGREPYTVVIPPPNVTGVLHMGHMLNNTIQDILVRRARMKGFNACWVPGTDHASIATEAKVVGKLASKGIKKTDLTRDEFLAHAWDWTHEHGGIILEQLKRLGASCDWQRTAFTMDDERSQSVLDVFVDLYNKGLIYRGIRVVNWDPQALTALSDEEVVYKESQGKLYYLRYFVEGMPDKYIVVATTRPETIMGDTAVCINPNDERYNWLNGKRVIVPIVNRAVPIIEDEYVEIEFGTGCLKVTPAHDVNDYMLGEKYQLESIDIFNDNGTLNEKGGAYAGMDRFDVRDKIEKDLQAAGLMEKTEPYTNKVGHSERTDAAIEPKLSMQWFLKMEHLAKPALAAVMNDDIKLHPAKFKNTYRHWMENVKDWCVSRQLWWGHRIPAYYLPDGAYVVATTPQDALAIAKQKTGNEALTLEDLTQESDCLDTWFSSWLWPISVFAPVMDKDNADLKYYYPTSDLVTGPDILFFWVARMIMAGYEYMGDMPFKNVYLTGIVRDAQGRKMSKSLGNSPDPLLLIDKYGADGVRMGMMMAAPAGNDVLFEESLCEQGRNFCNKIWNAFRLIKGWEVTDSPQPEASALAVKWLGMKIDQAKTELDDLFSKYRISEALTTVYKLFWDDFSSWYLEIIKPSYGSPIDNTTLEQTMTFFEELLTLLHPFMPFITEELWQAIRKRNDGESIMVTLLESPTEIDETFLQSFAHMQEVISGIRSIRLGKNIPQKEALTLEAGQSFSTAFDAVIIKMGNLDAITRASEKSEGAASFMVGTDEFAVPLGGLINVEEEKAKLEADLAYQEKFLSSVMKKLANESFVSKAPEQVIAIERKKQSDAESRIATIKQSLEQLKSQA from the coding sequence ATGGAAATTGCATCAAAGTATAGCCCCGAAGCTGTAGAGAACAAATGGTATCAATATTGGATGGATAAGGGATTTTTCCATTCCGAACCTGACGGACGTGAGCCTTATACCGTCGTCATCCCTCCGCCCAATGTTACCGGAGTGCTTCACATGGGGCATATGCTCAACAATACCATACAAGATATTCTGGTGCGTCGTGCTCGAATGAAAGGATTTAACGCATGTTGGGTTCCGGGTACGGATCATGCATCTATTGCCACCGAGGCCAAGGTCGTGGGTAAGCTGGCAAGTAAAGGAATCAAAAAAACAGACCTTACGCGTGACGAATTTCTTGCTCATGCATGGGACTGGACTCACGAGCATGGCGGTATCATCTTGGAGCAACTGAAACGTTTGGGCGCATCCTGTGACTGGCAGCGTACTGCCTTTACCATGGACGATGAGCGATCACAAAGCGTATTGGATGTATTTGTGGATTTGTACAACAAAGGACTTATCTACCGAGGCATACGCGTGGTAAACTGGGATCCGCAAGCTCTCACGGCATTGAGCGATGAAGAAGTTGTCTACAAGGAGTCTCAAGGCAAACTTTATTACCTCCGCTACTTTGTGGAAGGTATGCCCGATAAGTATATTGTGGTGGCAACGACACGCCCGGAGACTATCATGGGTGACACGGCTGTGTGCATCAATCCTAATGACGAACGCTACAACTGGCTCAACGGAAAAAGAGTAATAGTACCGATAGTTAACCGTGCCGTACCCATCATAGAAGATGAATATGTGGAGATAGAGTTTGGTACCGGGTGCCTGAAGGTAACTCCCGCTCATGATGTCAATGACTATATGTTGGGCGAAAAGTATCAACTGGAGTCTATAGATATATTCAACGACAATGGTACACTCAATGAAAAAGGTGGAGCATACGCAGGCATGGACAGATTTGACGTTCGTGATAAGATAGAGAAAGATCTGCAAGCGGCGGGTTTGATGGAGAAGACGGAGCCTTACACCAATAAAGTGGGGCATTCCGAAAGAACAGATGCGGCTATAGAACCTAAGCTCTCTATGCAATGGTTCTTGAAAATGGAACATCTTGCTAAGCCGGCTCTGGCGGCTGTGATGAATGATGACATCAAACTGCACCCGGCAAAGTTCAAGAACACTTACCGCCACTGGATGGAAAATGTAAAGGACTGGTGTGTGAGCCGTCAGTTGTGGTGGGGACATCGTATTCCGGCTTATTACTTGCCGGACGGAGCATATGTTGTGGCAACTACACCACAGGACGCTCTAGCTATCGCAAAACAAAAAACAGGCAACGAAGCCCTTACATTGGAAGATCTCACTCAGGAAAGCGACTGCCTCGACACCTGGTTCTCTTCATGGCTGTGGCCTATAAGTGTATTCGCTCCCGTAATGGACAAAGACAATGCTGATCTCAAATATTATTATCCCACATCCGACTTGGTAACTGGTCCTGATATCCTTTTCTTCTGGGTAGCACGCATGATCATGGCAGGTTATGAATACATGGGTGATATGCCTTTCAAAAACGTATATCTTACCGGTATTGTGCGCGACGCACAGGGTCGTAAGATGTCAAAAAGTTTGGGCAACTCTCCGGATCCATTACTATTGATAGACAAATACGGAGCAGACGGCGTACGTATGGGTATGATGATGGCTGCACCTGCCGGCAATGACGTGCTTTTTGAAGAAAGTCTGTGTGAGCAAGGGCGTAATTTCTGTAATAAGATATGGAATGCCTTTAGACTTATCAAAGGCTGGGAAGTTACCGACAGCCCTCAACCAGAGGCCTCGGCTCTAGCTGTAAAATGGCTGGGCATGAAGATCGATCAAGCCAAGACAGAGCTTGATGACTTATTCTCAAAATATCGAATCAGCGAGGCTCTCACTACGGTATATAAACTATTCTGGGACGACTTTTCGTCATGGTATCTTGAGATTATCAAACCGTCTTATGGATCACCAATAGATAACACAACTCTGGAACAGACCATGACATTCTTTGAGGAGTTGCTCACACTACTGCACCCATTCATGCCCTTCATTACAGAAGAGTTGTGGCAGGCTATTCGCAAACGCAACGATGGAGAGAGCATTATGGTAACTCTGTTGGAAAGCCCCACGGAAATAGATGAAACCTTCCTGCAATCATTTGCACACATGCAAGAAGTGATATCAGGCATAAGGAGCATTCGTTTAGGAAAAAATATCCCACAAAAAGAGGCTTTGACTCTCGAAGCAGGGCAATCATTCAGCACTGCATTTGATGCCGTAATTATCAAGATGGGAAATCTCGATGCTATCACGAGAGCTTCAGAAAAAAGTGAGGGTGCAGCATCATTCATGGTAGGGACAGATGAGTTCGCAGTACCACTTGGGGGGCTTATCAATGTGGAAGAAGAAAAAGCAAAACTTGAAGCAGACCTCGCATATCAAGAAAAGTTCTTATCTTCCGTTATGAAAAAGTTGGCAAATGAGAGTTTTGTTAGTAAAGCTCCCGAACAAGTTATAGCTATAGAGCGCAAAAAGCAATCAGATGCAGAAAGCCGTATAGCCACCATCAAACAAAGCCTTGAGCAATTGAAATCACAGGCGTAA